Below is a genomic region from Ruania alba.
CCGGAGACCCAGGCGATCCTGCCGATCCGCGGGAAGATCCTGAACGTGCAGAAGGCACGGGTGGACAAGGCGCTCGCGAACCAGGAGGTGCAGGCACTGATCACGGCGTTCGGCACCGGGATCGGTGAGGACTTCGACGCCTCGAAGCTGCGCTACCACAAGATCGTACTGATGGCCGATGCCGATGTGGACGGCCAGCACATCTGCACCCTGCTGCTGACCCTGCTGTTCCGGTACATGCGTCCGCTGATCGAAGGCGGCTACGTGTACCTCGCACAGCCACCGCTGTATCGGCTCAAGTGGACCAACGCTCCGCACCAGTACGTGTTCACCGACAAGGAGCGCGACGCGATGCTGGCCGAAGGATTGGCGAAGAACCGCCGCCTCCCCAAGGAGACCGGGATCCAGCGGTACAAGGGTCTGGGCGAGATGGACTACAAGGAGCTGTGGGAGACCACCATGGATCCGGACACCCGCACCCTGCGCCAGGTGACTATCGGAGAAGCCGCGGCCGCGGACGAGATCTTCTCGATTCTCATGGGCGAGGACGTCGAGTCGCGCCGCTCGTTCATCCAGCGCAACGCCCACGACGTGCGTTTCCTCGACGTCTGAGTAAGGAACTTTCGTGACCGACGACCTCACCCCTATGTCCGACGACGCCGCGGACCCCGTGCTGACCGACCGCATCGAGCAGGTGGACCTGCAGCTGGAGATGCAGCGCTCCTATCTCGACTATGCGATGAGCGTGATCGTGGGCCGCGCGCTGCCCAGCGTCCAGGACGGTCTCAAGCCGGTGCACCGGCGCATCCTGTACGCGATGTTCGACGGCGGATACCGTCCCGACTCCTCGTTCTCCAAGTGCTCACGCGTGGTGGGCGATGTGATGGGTCAGTTCCACCCGCACGGGGACAGCGCCATCTATGACGCCATGGTGCGACTCGTGCAGCCGTGGGCGATGCGGTATCCGCTCGTGGCCGGTCAGGGGAACTTCGGATCCGCCGGGAACGATGCCGCGGCCGCTCCTCGGTACACCGAGTGCAAGATGGCCCCGCTCGCGCTCGAGATGGTGCGCGACATCGACAAGAACACCGTCGATTTCGGTGACAACTATGACGGGAAGACCAAGGAACCCCTCGTCCTGCCGTCCCGGTTCCCGAACCTGCTCGTCAACGGCAGCTCGGGGATCGCCGTCGGGATGGCCACGAACATTCCCCCGCACAATCTGCGGGAGGTCGCCGACGGCGTGCACTGGCTGTTGGAGAACCCGGAGGCAACGCCCGAGGAGCTGCTCGCCGCACTCCTGCAACGCATCAAGGGGCCGGACTTCCCGACCGGAGCCCAGGTGCTCGGCCTGCGTGGCATCGAGGACGCCTACCGCACCGGTCGCGGGTCGATCACGATGCGCGCCGTGGTGGAGGTCGAGGAGCTTCAGGGTCGCACCTGCCTCGTGGTGACCGAGCTGCCGTATCAGGTCAACCCGGACAATCTTGCTGCCAAGATCGCCGATCTGGTGCGCGATGGCCGGATGCAAGGAATCGCGGACATCCGGGACGAGACCTCGGGCCGCGCGGGCCAGCGCCTGGTGATCGTGCTCAAGCGGGACGCCGTGGCGAAGGTGGTGCTGAACAACCTCTACAAGCACACCCAGCTGCAGGACAACTTCGGCGCGAACATGCTCGCGCTGGTGGACGGCGTGCCTCGTACCCTCAGCCTGGATGCGTTCATCCGGCACTGGGTCGCCCACCAGATCAACGTGATCGTGCGGCGGACCGAGTTCCTGCTCAAGCAGGCCGAGGACCGGATCCACATCCTGCGAGGGCTCATCAAGGCACTCGACGCTCTGGACGAGGTGATCGCGCTGATCCGGCGCTCGCCCACGGTCGACGAGGCACGGACGGGTCTGCGCGAGCTGCTCGACATCGACGAGATCCAGGCGAACGCCATCCTGGAGATGCAGCTGCGGCGTCTGGCCGCGCTGGAGCGGCAGAAGATCCTCGACCAGTTCAAGGCGTTGGAAGCCGAGATCGCCGACTACAAGGACATTCTGGGATCCCCTCCGCGGCAACGCCGGATCGTCGGCAGTGAGCTCAGCGAGATCGTGGACAAGTACGGCGACGAGCGCCGCTCCACGATCCTGCCGTTCGACGGGGAGATGTCCATCGAGGACCTCATCCCGGAAGAGGACGTGGTGGTGACCATCACCCGTGGTGGGTACGCCAAGCGCACCCGCACCGACAACTACCGTGCCCAACATCGCGGCGGCAAGGGGGTGCGCGGGGCGCAGCTGCGCGGCGACGACGTGGTGGACCACTTCTACGTGACCACCACGCACCACTGGTTGCTGTTCTTCACCAACCTGGGCCGCGTGTACCGGGCGAAGGCGTACGAGCTGCCCGAGGGCGGCCGCGACGCCAAGGGCCAGCACGTGGCGAACCTGCTGGCGTTCCAGCCTGGTGAGCAGATCGCCCAGGTACTGGACCTGCGCGACTACGACCAGGCCGAGTATCTGGTGCTCGCCACCAAGAGCGGCCTGGTGAAGAAGACCCGGCTGAGCGAGTACGACTCCTCCCGCACCGGCGGCGTGATCGCGATCAACCTGCGCGAGAACGACGAGGGTGCAGTCGACGAGGTCGTGGCGGCCCGGCTGGTGAACTCCGACGATGACCTGCTGCTGGTGTCCCACAAGGGTCAGTCGTTGCGGTTCACGGCCACCGACGAGGCGCTGCGCCCGATGGGGCGGGCCACCTCCGGGGTGACCGGGATGAAGTTCCGTGACGACGATTCGCTCCTCTCCCTCGACGTGGTCCGGGAGGACTCGGACCTGTTCGTGGTGACCGAAGGTGGCTTCGGCAAGCGGACCCGGGTCAGTGAGTACCGCGTGCAGGGACGTGGCGGTCTTGGTATCAAGGTGGCCAACCTGGTCGAGGCACGTGGCGACCTCGTCGGCGCCCTGATCACCGGCTCTGACGATCAGGTGCTGGTCATCATGGAGAAGGGCAAGATCGTGCGCACCGCGGTCTCCGAGGTGAACCTCACCGGTCGGAACACCCAGGGCGTCACCTTCGCCAAGCCGGACCCCGGTGACCGGATTATCGCGATCGCGCGCAATGTGGAGGCGGCGGTCGAGGCTGAGGTCGAGGAGATCGAAGCAGACGCCCCGGGCGATGCACCTGTGGATGGTGTGTCGTCTGATGGTGGAGCTTCGGTGACCGAGCCCGGTGAGAGTACCGGTGACGGGAACGATGGCGTACCGTCAGGTCGAACCGGTGAAGGGCAGGAAGAGAGCTGATGAGCGAGCAGACGCCGAAGACGGGTACTCCGCCTGTCCGCACCTCGACCAGGTCTTTCAGTCCGACGGACCGCCCGGCCTCCGTGCCGCCGTCCACCAGTCCCGATACGCCGACGACTCAGCAGCCCGCACAGCAGCAGCCGGCACAGCAGCGAGCGAGCAGCACGGCTCCCGGCGGAGCAGGTGCGGGTGCAGGGAATGGTGGCGGGAACAGTGGAGCCAAGCCGTCCCCGGGGACGCCGGTGAACGAGAAGAACGACACCGGACCACGGCGGGTGCGCCTGGCAGTCTCCCGGGTCGACCCCTGGTCGGTGATGAAGCTGGCATTCCTGCTCTCGATCGCGGTCGGGATCGGGATCGTGGTGGCCACCGCCGTGGTGTGGGGCGTCCTCAACTCGATGGGCGTGTTCGCCCAGATGCAGGGACTCATCGAAGAGGTGGGCGCGATGGCCCAGTTCGGCGAGCTGCTCGAATACCTCGAGTTCTCCCGGGTGCTCTCGGTGGCGACCGTGATCGCGATCGTGGACGTGGTGCTACTGACTGCGCTCGCCACGCTCGGGGCCTTCGTGTACAACCTGGTGGCGGCCATGGTGGGCGGGCTGCATCTGACCCTCACCGACGACTGACCGTGCTCAGCGCGCCGGCGCAGACGTGATCTGTTCCACGTCGATTCGTTTTGGAAGCGGCGGGCGCGCTGGGGTAGTCTCTGGGGGCGCCCCGGCGGTCAATCGCGGGGCAACGGGCCTATAGCTCAGACGGTTAGAGCGCTTCCCTGATAAGGAAGAGGTCGCTGGTTCGAGTCCAGCTAGGCCCACGTCGTATGCCAGGAGGGAGTCACCGTGAAAAAGGCACTCATTCTCCTGGTCGTGGCCGCCGGTGGATTCCTCGCGTGGCGCAAGGTCGCGGAAGAGCGGGCTGTGCGCAACGCGTGGGCCGAGGTCACCGACCCGCTCGACTGAGCGCCGTCTCGTCGTGGCGAGCAGTATCCTGAGCAGTACCCCCGAGGGGCCATGGCGCAATTGGTAGCGCACCTGCTTTGCAAGCAGGGGGTTACGGGTTCGAGTCCCGTTGGCTCCACAGAGATTCACCAGAATCGACACGTACCCTCCCCGTAGGCTTCTGAGCCATGGGTGAGGTTGCGGCTGACTCGCTGTATGAGACGGCATTTGTTCCGTCGTGGGACGCGAGTGGTCCGATTGGGCACGTCGTCGTGCGGCGCCTCGATGACCGAGCCACGGTGGCCGAGATCGCGGTGAATGATGAGGACGCTCCTCGCGCCGCACTGACTCGGGCCGAACACGAGCTGCGCGGTCCGAGTGTCACCTTTGAATAGGCCTGGGGAGTGTCGGCTGAGCGTGCGGCGGATCCTGGTCCGGACGTGCACCGCCGGCATGGCGATGAGCAGCATCGAGAGCCCGAGGCGGGCGAACGCATCGAACGCAAGGATGAGCGGATCACCCTCCTGCCCGATCCCGAGGATGTCTTTGCTGCCGACCAGCGCTGGCTCGGCCGCGTGCTGCACCCCCTGGTCTCCATCGACCTGAGCGCGATCGACCCCGCGTGGAGCGGACGCGTCCGTCCGAGGCTTCGCAATCTCTATGCCGAGGCCACACGGCAGTATCAGGGCACGAAAGCCAGGTATCAGCGTCTCGGCTCGCTGGTGTGGGGTGACGAGGACGATCCGAGCCGACAACGGCATGGATGAGGCACCGACCTCGCGCTGGTGGACCAGCTGGGCGGGGAACCCGGCTACGGCAACTGGACCCAATGCCCGCCCCCGCCAGGCCTCCAGCTGGACAGTCCCGACACGACTGTGCCGGTGTTGCGTCTCGCCGACGGCCGGCCGTCCACCTCCGTGGCCGCCACTGCGGGGTACCCGTGGCGGCATCACGGGGCTGACGCAATTCTGACGTTCTACGAGCCGACCACGCGGACGGTCGTGCTGACCTTCGACTGGGGCTGAGGGCACTCCAGAAACAGAATATAGACACTATGTACAGATTTGGGCGATTCGTCTACGATCGCGATCGTGAGTACGGCTGATCGAGTCTTCGAGACGGCGCGCGCGATGGTGCCCGGGATCGCCGCCACGTTCGGTCGATCGTGCGAGGTGGTGCTGCACGACTACCGGAGTCCGGAGCGTTCGGTGATCGCCGTCGCCGGCAACGTGACGGGCCGGCGCATCGGCGACCCGATGAGCGACATCGGACGGCGGGTGCTCGCAGCGGGCGACGCCGCGCGCACGGAGGAGAACTACCTCACCCGTACTCCGGACGGCACGGTGCTGAAGAGCACCACCATCCCCCTGCGTGACGACGACGGAACGCTCCTCGGTGCCCTGTGCATCAACGTGGACGTGACAGCACTCGCGCGGGTGAGGGACGCCGTCGGCGATCTGATCGGGGCGGCCGAGCCGGGTGCAACCGGTGACCCCCCGGTGACGGCGTTCACCCCCGACCTCGCCGCGAGCACCGACAGGATCGTCGCGCAGCACGAGCGGGCAGTAGGTCTGCCGGCGAAGGGATTCGACCGGGCACGGCGGCTGATGGCGATCCACGACCTTCGAGACGCCGGCGTGTTCGAGTTGCGTGGCGCTCCGGGTACGGTCGCGGCCCGATTGGGGGTCTCGCGTGCCGGGCTCTACAACGACCTGCGCACCATCAGGGAGGCGCCGGATGCTGCGACGGCACCAGAGCTCGTCGATGAGGACCTGGACTCACGGAGGACACCACCATGACGACCCTGCAGGCCCCGGACACGCCCTTCCTCGCGCTCGACGTCGACCGGGTGGATGCGAACATCGCGCGACTACGCCAGCACCTCGACCTGCTTGGCACTCCGCTGCGCCTGCACGTGAAGACGGCGAAGTCGGTGGACGTCGCGGCCAGGGCGTTCGGTGGCGGCACCGGTCCGATCACCGTCTCGACCCTCGCGGAGGCGGAGTACTTCGCCGATGCCGGCTGGACCGACATCCTGTATGCGGTGGGTCTGGACCCGCACAAGCTGCCGCGGGCACAGGCACTTGTTGAGCGCGGCGTGGATCTCACCATGTTGCTGGACAGCATCACCCAGGCGGACGCACTCGTGCAGCACTGCCGTACTCATGGGGTCACGATTCCTGCACTGATCGAGATCGACTGCGACGGGCACCGTGGCGGGATCCGCCCGGACAGTGCTGACCTGATCCCGATCGGACGACGGCTCGCTGATGCCGGCTGCCTCCGTGGCGTGCTCGATCACGCCGGCGAATCCTACTTCGCCACCACAGCGGATGATCAGCGGGCCGCGGCCGGCGTGGAGCGGGTCACGGTCCTCGACGCCGCCGACCGGTTGCGTCAGGCGGACTTCGCGTGCCCGGTGGTGAGCGTGGGATCGACCCCGACGGCGCACGCCACCGCTGAGCTGACCGGCGTCACGGAGGTTCGGGCCGGCAACTTCGTGTTCTTCGACCTGGTCATGGCCGGGATCGGGGTGTGCCGGGTGGCCGACCTTGCACTTTCAGTGGTGGTGACCGTGATCGGGCATCACGGCAACGAGGGGATCTTCACCGATGGCGGATGGATGGCCACCTCCCGCGACCGCGGCACCGCGCAGCAGGCGGTCGACCAGGGGTACGGGCTCGTTGCTGACATCGACGGAGTGCTGATCCCCGACCTGCTGATGGTCGGAGCCAGCCAGGAGCACGGCGTCCTCTCGATCCGACCAGGGAGCTCCCGAAGGCTGCCCCATCTGCCGATCGGGACCCGCCTGCGCATCCTGCCGAACCATGCGTGCGCCACCGCTGCCCAGCACAGCCGGTACCTCGTTCATCATGGTGGGAGCACCGACGTCGTCTCGCAGTGGCCGCGCCACAACGGGTGGTGAACCGATGTCGGTGGCCGGTCCTAGGGTGACTGCCCATGGGACGCATCCTCTTTGACACCGCGACCACCATCAACGGATTCATCGCTGACGAGCAGAACTCCCTGGCGTGGCTCTTCGCCGTCGACGGGGGTGAACACCCAGACGAGGGCCTGTTCCCCAGCGGCGCGCGCGTGCTGGTCGAAGGCTCGACCACGTACGAGTGGCTCCTCGAACACGAGGACATCCTCGCCCACCCGGAGAAGTGGAGGGAGTTCCACGAAGACCGACCCGCCTTCGTGTTCACCACCCGCGATCTGCCCGTGCCCGAGGGCGCCGACGTACGGTTCGTCTCTGGCTCCGTCGCCGACGCACTCCCTGCGATCCGGGAGGCAGCGGGCGACGGGGACATCTGGGTGGTCGGCGGAGGCGACCTCGCCGGCCAGTTCCTCGACATCGGTGCACTCGACGAGATCGCACTGTCCGTCGCACCGGTGGCACTGCCCGGTGGAGCGCCGCTGCTGCCACGCCGGATCGAATCCGATCGTCTGCGCCTGAAATCGGCCGCGGCCGTCGGGCAGTTCGCGCGTGTGGTGTACGAGGTGCAGACCGGCTGACCTCGCGGTGTTCAGCGGGAGGACCCGCGCTCCACCAACTGAACGGGCGCGATCAGGTGCTCGGCCGCCGTCGGGGGCGAAGGGCTCATCCGGGCCTCCAGCAGACGGATGGCCTCGGTGATGATCCACTCGTTCCCGGGGTCGATCGTGGTCAGACCCGGACCGATGTGCGCCCCTAGGCGGAGGTTGTCGAAGCCGACCACGCGGACATCCTCGGGTACGCGACGGCCCGCATCGGCCAATCCGGCGAGTGCACCGATGGCCACCTCATCGGTCACGCAGAACATCGCGTCGATCGTCGGATCCTGTTCGACCGCGCGTGCCACCGTGCGGCGCGTGACCCCGGTATCGATGAACTCCAGTTCCAGGAGCAATCGCGGATCGACCTCCACACCGCGTGATTGGTGTGCCTCCACCCAGCCGGCAGTGCGTGCGGACTGCATTCCGTCGGTGGGCTCACCGTGCCGGCCGCCGACGATCATCACGTGCCGTGCGCCCCGGTCGAGGAGATGCTCCGTCGCAAGGCGGGCGCCGGAGACGTTGCCCATCATGACGTGGTCGAAGCGCGCCGGGACCTCCTTCTCTCCGAGCAACACCACAGGGAGCGAGTCGCGGATCCGGTTGACCTCCGCGTTGCCCAGCCCCACCACGCTGAGGATGGCGCCGTCGTACTGATGTAGCCGCGCCAGCGACAAGGCGGCGAGTTCCCCCTCCTGGCTGGCGCTACTCTGCTCCACCACGAGGTGACGACCACGATCGATGACGGCGTCTGCCGCTATCGCGCCGAGCTGACCGAAGTAGGCGTGGTCCAGTCGCGGCACGATCAGCGCGACCGTGCCGCTCGAGCCCGAGCGTAACTGCTGCGCGGTCAGATCGACCTGATAGTCCAGCTCGGCCATCGCTGCCAACACACGCTCACGCGTGCCGGGGCTGACCTGAGGGCGCTGGTTGACGACGCGGGAGACCGTCATCATCGACACGCCCGCGAGCCGTGCGACGTCGCGGATCGTCGGCATCGGCTCCTCCTGATTCGGCCGCATCGGCGCTCCGCGCACCATTGCACCACACCAGGCGCGCCAAACACCCGCCTATTTCCGCCGGTGCTACGGCTGTCGAGGCGACGCTGTCGACCTCCGCACCCTCAGGTGCACATCTTCTTCCACCTGTACCGATTCGGTGCGTCCCCCGATCCGTTCCAGAAGGAGCCGGACCGCTTCGCTCCCGATCTGCGACCCGGACTGGTCCACGCTGGTGAGCGAGACCATCGGATGACTGGCCATCGTGATGTCGTCGTAGCCGACGACGGAGACATCCTCGGGACCGAGTCCCGCTGCTGCGATCGCGCGGAGGCTGCCCATGGCCAGCGTGTCATTTCCGGCAAAGATGGCGGTCGGCGGGTCATTCGTCGTGAGCAGTTCCGCGGTCACCGTCTGGGCCTCGAGCTCGTCACCGCCTGTATACGTCACCTGTGGATCCAGTCCCCGACGGCGCATGTGGTCGATGTAGACCGCGCGCCGGATGGAGTGTGGCTCCAGATCCGACCGGTGCCAGTTCGTGGGGTCGTTGATGATGGTCTCGTGGTGGATGGCCTCCGTCGTCAGGTGTGTGATGCGACGGTGCCCGAGGTCGAAGAGATGCGTCATGACCTGATCCGTGCCGGAACGGTCCGCCCCGGTGACCGTGTCGTAGTGCGTGGAGACGTCGTGGCGGCCGATGATGACGACGGGAATCCGGTCGCTCAGGTCCTCCAGCCACGACTCGCCGACCATCGGCGAGATGGCCATGATCCCGTCGACCTGACGATCGGCGAGGCTTTGCAATGCTGCGCCGGCCTCGCTCGGTCTCCGGATGGGGGCCACGACCAACTGATAGGGAGTCGGAGCCAGAGCATCGAGGGCGCCTTGGACGATCATGGTGAGGAACTCGTTGCTCACCTGGGCGATCTCAATTCCGAGCGTGTACGAGGTGCCGCGCATCGCCCGGGCGGCGATGCGGGGCCGGTAGTCCAGGCGCGCGATCGCCGCCTCCACGCGGGTCCGCATCTTCGGACTCACGCCGTAGGCGTTGCGGATGACCTTGGAGACGGCGGCCTTGGAGACCCCTGCTGCGTCTGCCACGTCCTGGATCGTGGCGTTCCGAACTGTCCCACGCGCAGGGCCAGAGTTGGGTGAGGGCACGGCGTCGCGCAGCACGGACTCCCCATCTCTGTCGACGGCGTCCGGATCGCTGACCATAGATCACAGGTTAGTACCAAAAGTGTAGACCGGTTGACGAAGAGTCGGCAGACCACTTATCGTCGATCGTGAAAGGATTCAGTGAGCGAGCAGAACGTGCTGTCGCTCCGTCTTTGCGAGGAGGCAAAGTGATGAACCCCAGCTCTTTCCGACGTCGTCGTCTCGGTGTGGGAGCCGCATCGGTCGCCGCCGCAGCGCTCGTACTGTCCGCATGCTCCGGTGGTGGCAGTGACGACGGCAGTGTCGAGATCACGTTCTTGTCCACGTCAGACGAGGACAACACCGCACTCGCAGAAGCGCTGATCGAGGCGTTCGAAGCCGAGAACCCGGACATCACCGTCAACTTGGACGGTCGGCCTGGAGGCACCGAGGGTGACAACCTCATCAAGACCCGGCTGGCCACGGGCGAGATGGCCGAGGTGTTCAACTACAACTCGGGATCGCTGTTCCAGGCGCTGAACCCCGACCAGAACCTGCTGGACCTGAGTGATCGACCCTGGGTGGAGAACCTGACCGACGACTTCACGAGCGTGGTGAGTACTGAGAACGGGATCTACGGCGGATCCTACGGAAGCTCGTTCGCCGGCGGCATCGTTTACAACGGTGCGATCTACGATGAGCTCGGTCTGGAGGTCCCTGAGTCGTGGGACGACTTCATGGCGAACAATGAGGAGATCGCTGCGGCGGGTTATGACCCGATCGTCCAGACCTATGGGGACACCTGGACCAGCCAGCTCTTCGTGCTGGGTGACTACGCGAACGTGCATGCGGCGGATCCGGAGTGGGCGGAGCAGTACACGGCGCACGAGCGCTTCTACGCCGACGAGCCGGCGCTCGCGGGATTCCGCCACCATCAGGAGGCCTACGAGTCCGGCTACTTCAACGAGAACTATCCGTCAGCGACCTTCGAGGACGGTGGCGCGATGCTCGCCGAGGGAACTGGCGTGCACTACCCGATCCTCACCACGATCCTCAGCTCGATCCGGTTCAACCACCCGGACGCCGTTGAGGACATGCGCTTCATGGCAATCCCGGCCGATGACCCGGCGAACACCTCGGCCACGATCTGGCAGCCGGACGGTCTGTACGTCCCGAACAGTGTCGAAGGTGCCGAACGCGACGCCGCGCTCGCATTCGTCGACTTCGTGACCGGACCCGACGCGTGCTCGGTCTTCATCGAGGCGGTCAACCCCACGGGTCCGTATGTGAATGGTTGCGAACTGCCGGCGGATGTGCCGCCGTTGGTGCAGGACGTGCAGTCGTACTTTGATGCGGGGAACACGGCGCCGGCGTTGGAGTTCCTCTCCCCGATCAAGGGCCCGAACCTGGAGAACATCACCGTCGAGGTCGGTTCCGGCATCCGGGATGCTGAGGAGGCTGCGGCGAACTATGACCGTGACGTGGAGAACCAGGCGCGTCAGTTGGGTCTCGAGGGCTGGTGACAGCTGAGGCCACCGAGGTGCGGGCCAGCAGGGTTCGTCAGGCCCGCACCTTGGGTGTTGCTCGTCATGCGTATCCGCTGTGGTTCTACCTGCCTGCGGCGGTGTTGTTCCTGGTGTTCTTCGCAATACCGACCTTCGCCTCGTTCTACTTCAGCCTCACCCGCTGGACGTTGTTCGACCAGGAGTTCATCGGGCTTGAGAACTACATCCAGTTCTTCCGTGAGCCGCAGCTGTACCAGAGCTTCATCAACACCTTGATCTACGGGTTCGTCACCTCGGGGCTGAAGGTCGTGATCGGGTTAGCGTTGGGGGTGCTGCTGACCTCGGCGCTGGTGGGTCGTAACTATCTGCGGTCGGTGATCTTCTTCCCGGTGCTGGTCTCCACGATCGGTGTGGGGATCATGTTCAAAGCACTGCTGGACCCCTTCGATGGTGTGGTCAACGGCGCCTTGGAGGTGCTCGGGATCACCGGTCCGGGATGGCTGACCGACCCGAACCTCGCGCTGTTGACGATCGCCGGGATCGATGTCTGGAAGGGGCTCGGGATCGCGTGCCTGATCTATATCGCCGGGCTGGTGGCGATCCCGAGTGAGTACTACGAGGCCGCCCGGGTTGATGGGGCGAGCAAGTGGGCGGTGTTCAAGAGCATTACGTTGCCCCTGGTCAAACCCGCGACCGGGACGGTCATCATCCTCTCCCTCATTGGCGGGCTGCGGTCCTTCGACCTGATCTGGGCCACCACCGGTGGCGGACCCGGCTTCAGCTCGGACGTGATCGGGTCGGTCATC
It encodes:
- the gyrA gene encoding DNA gyrase subunit A; the encoded protein is MSDDAADPVLTDRIEQVDLQLEMQRSYLDYAMSVIVGRALPSVQDGLKPVHRRILYAMFDGGYRPDSSFSKCSRVVGDVMGQFHPHGDSAIYDAMVRLVQPWAMRYPLVAGQGNFGSAGNDAAAAPRYTECKMAPLALEMVRDIDKNTVDFGDNYDGKTKEPLVLPSRFPNLLVNGSSGIAVGMATNIPPHNLREVADGVHWLLENPEATPEELLAALLQRIKGPDFPTGAQVLGLRGIEDAYRTGRGSITMRAVVEVEELQGRTCLVVTELPYQVNPDNLAAKIADLVRDGRMQGIADIRDETSGRAGQRLVIVLKRDAVAKVVLNNLYKHTQLQDNFGANMLALVDGVPRTLSLDAFIRHWVAHQINVIVRRTEFLLKQAEDRIHILRGLIKALDALDEVIALIRRSPTVDEARTGLRELLDIDEIQANAILEMQLRRLAALERQKILDQFKALEAEIADYKDILGSPPRQRRIVGSELSEIVDKYGDERRSTILPFDGEMSIEDLIPEEDVVVTITRGGYAKRTRTDNYRAQHRGGKGVRGAQLRGDDVVDHFYVTTTHHWLLFFTNLGRVYRAKAYELPEGGRDAKGQHVANLLAFQPGEQIAQVLDLRDYDQAEYLVLATKSGLVKKTRLSEYDSSRTGGVIAINLRENDEGAVDEVVAARLVNSDDDLLLVSHKGQSLRFTATDEALRPMGRATSGVTGMKFRDDDSLLSLDVVREDSDLFVVTEGGFGKRTRVSEYRVQGRGGLGIKVANLVEARGDLVGALITGSDDQVLVIMEKGKIVRTAVSEVNLTGRNTQGVTFAKPDPGDRIIAIARNVEAAVEAEVEEIEADAPGDAPVDGVSSDGGASVTEPGESTGDGNDGVPSGRTGEGQEES
- a CDS encoding DUF3566 domain-containing protein produces the protein MSEQTPKTGTPPVRTSTRSFSPTDRPASVPPSTSPDTPTTQQPAQQQPAQQRASSTAPGGAGAGAGNGGGNSGAKPSPGTPVNEKNDTGPRRVRLAVSRVDPWSVMKLAFLLSIAVGIGIVVATAVVWGVLNSMGVFAQMQGLIEEVGAMAQFGELLEYLEFSRVLSVATVIAIVDVVLLTALATLGAFVYNLVAAMVGGLHLTLTDD
- a CDS encoding DLW-39 family protein, whose translation is MKKALILLVVAAGGFLAWRKVAEERAVRNAWAEVTDPLD
- a CDS encoding helix-turn-helix transcriptional regulator — encoded protein: MSTADRVFETARAMVPGIAATFGRSCEVVLHDYRSPERSVIAVAGNVTGRRIGDPMSDIGRRVLAAGDAARTEENYLTRTPDGTVLKSTTIPLRDDDGTLLGALCINVDVTALARVRDAVGDLIGAAEPGATGDPPVTAFTPDLAASTDRIVAQHERAVGLPAKGFDRARRLMAIHDLRDAGVFELRGAPGTVAARLGVSRAGLYNDLRTIREAPDAATAPELVDEDLDSRRTPP
- a CDS encoding alanine racemase — protein: MTTLQAPDTPFLALDVDRVDANIARLRQHLDLLGTPLRLHVKTAKSVDVAARAFGGGTGPITVSTLAEAEYFADAGWTDILYAVGLDPHKLPRAQALVERGVDLTMLLDSITQADALVQHCRTHGVTIPALIEIDCDGHRGGIRPDSADLIPIGRRLADAGCLRGVLDHAGESYFATTADDQRAAAGVERVTVLDAADRLRQADFACPVVSVGSTPTAHATAELTGVTEVRAGNFVFFDLVMAGIGVCRVADLALSVVVTVIGHHGNEGIFTDGGWMATSRDRGTAQQAVDQGYGLVADIDGVLIPDLLMVGASQEHGVLSIRPGSSRRLPHLPIGTRLRILPNHACATAAQHSRYLVHHGGSTDVVSQWPRHNGW
- a CDS encoding dihydrofolate reductase family protein, translating into MGRILFDTATTINGFIADEQNSLAWLFAVDGGEHPDEGLFPSGARVLVEGSTTYEWLLEHEDILAHPEKWREFHEDRPAFVFTTRDLPVPEGADVRFVSGSVADALPAIREAAGDGDIWVVGGGDLAGQFLDIGALDEIALSVAPVALPGGAPLLPRRIESDRLRLKSAAAVGQFARVVYEVQTG
- a CDS encoding LacI family DNA-binding transcriptional regulator, whose product is MPTIRDVARLAGVSMMTVSRVVNQRPQVSPGTRERVLAAMAELDYQVDLTAQQLRSGSSGTVALIVPRLDHAYFGQLGAIAADAVIDRGRHLVVEQSSASQEGELAALSLARLHQYDGAILSVVGLGNAEVNRIRDSLPVVLLGEKEVPARFDHVMMGNVSGARLATEHLLDRGARHVMIVGGRHGEPTDGMQSARTAGWVEAHQSRGVEVDPRLLLELEFIDTGVTRRTVARAVEQDPTIDAMFCVTDEVAIGALAGLADAGRRVPEDVRVVGFDNLRLGAHIGPGLTTIDPGNEWIITEAIRLLEARMSPSPPTAAEHLIAPVQLVERGSSR
- a CDS encoding LacI family DNA-binding transcriptional regulator, giving the protein MVSDPDAVDRDGESVLRDAVPSPNSGPARGTVRNATIQDVADAAGVSKAAVSKVIRNAYGVSPKMRTRVEAAIARLDYRPRIAARAMRGTSYTLGIEIAQVSNEFLTMIVQGALDALAPTPYQLVVAPIRRPSEAGAALQSLADRQVDGIMAISPMVGESWLEDLSDRIPVVIIGRHDVSTHYDTVTGADRSGTDQVMTHLFDLGHRRITHLTTEAIHHETIINDPTNWHRSDLEPHSIRRAVYIDHMRRRGLDPQVTYTGGDELEAQTVTAELLTTNDPPTAIFAGNDTLAMGSLRAIAAAGLGPEDVSVVGYDDITMASHPMVSLTSVDQSGSQIGSEAVRLLLERIGGRTESVQVEEDVHLRVRRSTASPRQP
- a CDS encoding ABC transporter substrate-binding protein gives rise to the protein MNPSSFRRRRLGVGAASVAAAALVLSACSGGGSDDGSVEITFLSTSDEDNTALAEALIEAFEAENPDITVNLDGRPGGTEGDNLIKTRLATGEMAEVFNYNSGSLFQALNPDQNLLDLSDRPWVENLTDDFTSVVSTENGIYGGSYGSSFAGGIVYNGAIYDELGLEVPESWDDFMANNEEIAAAGYDPIVQTYGDTWTSQLFVLGDYANVHAADPEWAEQYTAHERFYADEPALAGFRHHQEAYESGYFNENYPSATFEDGGAMLAEGTGVHYPILTTILSSIRFNHPDAVEDMRFMAIPADDPANTSATIWQPDGLYVPNSVEGAERDAALAFVDFVTGPDACSVFIEAVNPTGPYVNGCELPADVPPLVQDVQSYFDAGNTAPALEFLSPIKGPNLENITVEVGSGIRDAEEAAANYDRDVENQARQLGLEGW